In a genomic window of Struthio camelus isolate bStrCam1 chromosome 20, bStrCam1.hap1, whole genome shotgun sequence:
- the DOLPP1 gene encoding dolichyldiphosphatase 1, translating into MAAVGECSLPAPWRPVSLTHVEYPAGDFSGQLLAYLSLGPIFIIVGFVTLIIFKRELHTISFLGGLAFNEGVNWLIKNVIREPRPCEEAHSTVTTKYGMPSSHSQFMWFFSVYSFLFLYLRMHQTNNARFLDLLWRHVLSICLVTAALLVSYSRVYLLYHTWSQVLYGGVAGSIMAIAWFAFTQEILTPLFPRIAAWPISEFFLIRDTSLIPNILWFEYTVTRAEARNRQRKLGTKLQ; encoded by the exons ATGGCCGCAGTCGGAGAGTGCTCGCTCCCCGCTCCATGGCGgccggtctccctcactcacgtCGAGTATCCCGCAG GTGATTTCTCTGGTCAGCTTTTAGCTTATTTGAGTCTTGGTCCAATATTCATTATTGTTGGCTTTGTAACGCTCATCATATTCAAGAGAGAGCTTCACACG ATCTCTTTCTTGGGAGGGCTGGCTTTCAATGAAGGAGTGAACTGGTTAATAAAAAATGTTATCCGGGAGCCACGGCCCTGCGAAG aAGCCCATTCAACAGTGACCACAAAATATGGGATGCCGTCCAGCCACTCCCAGTTCATGTGGTTTTTCTCTGTCTAttcatttctgttcctttatTTAAG AATGCACCAAACAAACAATGCAAGGTTTCTGGATTTACTATGGCGACATGTGCTGTCCATCTGCCTCGTGACAGCGGCTTTGCTAGTGTCATATAGTAG GGTTTATTTGCTTTACCACACCTGGAGCCAAGTCTTATATGGAGGTGTGGCGGGAAGCATCATGGCCATAGCCTGGTTTGCCTTCACACAAGAGATATTAACTCCTCTCTTCCCAAGGATAGCTGCATG GCcaatttcagaattctttttaatCCGAGATACCAGCCTCATTCCTAACATCCTGTGGTTTGAATACACGGTCACGAGAGCAGAGGCAAG AAACAGACAGCGCAAGTTGGGTACAAAGCTCCAGTGA